The Pantoea vagans genome contains the following window.
CATGCTGAAGGAGTCTTCAACGGTAATAAACTGGTTGCCGCTGGCCTGACGATCGCGTTCAGTACGGCCCAGCGTCGGCAGAATCAAACCTTCGTGGCCCGGTACTAAATGGCTTCGGTTCAGTTTGGTGCTGATGTGCACGGTCAGGCCGCAATGCTGTAGCGCTTCTTCTGTCACCGGAGAGTCCGGCGCCGCCGCAGCAAGATTACCGCCCAGTGCAATCAGCACTTTGACTTCATCACGCAGCATCGCGTTCAGGGCTTCAACGGTGTTGTGGCCGTGTTCACGTGGGGGTTCGAAATCGAAATGTGCGCCCAATGCATCAAGGAAAGGTTTGTTGGGCTTCTCATCGATGCCCATGGTGCGGTTACCCTGCACATTACTATGACCACGAACCGGGCACAGACCGGCGCCTTTTTTGCCCAACTGACCAAACAGCAGTTGCAGGTTGGTAATTTCGCGTACTGTATCCACCGAGTGTTTATGCTGGGTGATGCCCATCGCCCAGGTGATGATCACGCGTTCAGCACTCTGATAAATCGCCGCTGCTTCGCGGATCTGCGCTTCACTCAGGCCAGATTGACGCACAATGTCATCCCAGCGCGTGTTATCCACCGCCGCAAGATAATGCTCAATGCCGTGGGTATTGGCATCAATAAAGGCCTGATCAAAGATACCCGGCTCACCTGCCGCCAGGCGCTCACGTTGTACTTCCAGCAGCGTTTTCACCATGCCGCGAATCGCCGCCATGTCACCACCCAGATTGGGCTGGTAATAGGCAGAACTAATCGTGCCTGCCATTGAGGTGACCACTTCCAGTGGCTTTTGCGGATCGGCAAAACGCTCCAGTCCACGCTCACGCAGAGTGTTAAAGGTGACGATTTTGGCACCGTGATCGGCCGCATGACGCAGGCTGTGCAACATACGCGGATGGTTAGTGCCCGGGTTCTGCCCGAAGACAAAAATCGCATTAGCGTGATCAAAATCGTCCAGGCGGATGGTGCCTTTACCCACGCCAATACTGCGCTTCAGGCCGGTGCCGCTCGCTTCGTGGCACATGTTTGAGCAGTCCGGGAAGTTGTTGGTGCCCATCACGCGGCCGAACAGTTGATAGAGCCATGAGGCTTCATTGCTGGCGCGACCAGAGGTGTACAGCTCCATCTGATCGGGGTGATCCATCGCATTGAGGTGTTTGGCAATCAACGCGAACGCATCATCCCAACCGATCGGTTCATAGTGATCGGTTTCGCTGTTATAGCGCATTGGGTGAGTGAGGCGGCCCTGATACTCAAGGAAGTAGTCGCTTTGCTGGTACAGGGTGCTGACACTGTGCTGAGCAAAGAATTCGGGCTCCACCACGCGACGCGTGGCTTCCCATGTGACCGCTTTGGCCCCGTTTTCACAAAAGCTAAAGGTGCTTTTGTTGTCGTCGCCCCATGCACAACCTGGGCAGTCAAAGCCACGCGCTTTGTTCATGCGCATCAGGTTACGCATGTTTTTCAGGGCAGCTTTACTATCAAGGACAAAACGAGTGGTTGCTTCCAAAGAGCCCCAACCGCCAGCAGCGGCACGATAAGGCTGAATTTTACGTTTAAATTTCATGGTCGTCGCAGGCTTATTGTTTATGAATTGTTATCAGAATATGACTTCTGTTGGAAAGAAGTGTGCGACTGACAGCAAAAGTTGTCTAATTGATTGGTTTAATGGTGCGATAGAGGCGGTTTATCGCGTTACCAGGCATTAAAGCGTGATGCAGTTCAAATTCTTCAGGCTGACAGCCGGCCGCTGTGACGTGAAATATTGATAACTGACTAATAATTGCTCTTTCAATCGAAGAAAGGGCGCGCACCATGAAGAATCTGGCCAGCCAAATCCATGCCTTCGGTAAAGCCTTAATGATGCCGATTTCCGTTATTGCCGCCGCAGGGATCTTTCTCGGGCTGGCAGCCGCCATGCAAAACCCGGCTGTCACCGGCGATGCGTTTGCAAACTTGCATGTACCTCAGTTGATCATCGGCTTTATTCGTAAAGTGGCTGCTGCGTTGTTTGCCAATCTGCCGGTTTTCTTTGCCGTCGCCAGCGCGATTGGCTTAGCCAAAGCAGAAAAACCCACGGCGGCCTTTGCCAGCGTGATTGGCTATATCGGGATGAATGTGGGTATCAATGCCACACTGGCCGCTAAAGGGTTGACTGCCGCCACCACCACACCGGAAGCGCTGCAGCAAGCGGGTATGGACCAGACCACGGCCATGATGACTTCCGCCGAGTACATCGACATGCTGGGGATATTCACCTATAACATGAGCGTGCTGGGCGGCGTGATTGCCGGGCTGATCACCGTGCTGTTGCATAACCGTTTCTATACTCAGCAACTGCCTACCGCGATCAGCTTTTTTGGCGGGAGGCGGTTTGTGCCCATCGTCACCATTATCGTGTTACCGCTGATTGGCGTGTTACTGGCGCTGATCTGGCCCACCCTTGGCGCTGGGATTGCGTGGGTAGGGCAGATGATTGGCAAGAGTGGCCAGTACGGTGCATTTCTGTTGGGCACCGGTGAGCGACTGCTGATCCCCACGGGGTTGCACCATATCCTCAATGAAACCGTACGCTTCACGCCGATTGGCGGCATGGCAACGGTGGACGGGCAAACCATTGTGGGTGCGCTCAATATCTTCAATAGTTCCTTAACCCATCCTGGCGCCATCCCCGATGACACTGTCCGCAATGCCACTCAGTTTCTTGCACAGGGTAAAATTCCGGTGATGATGTTTGGCTTGCCCGCCGCAGCCCTGGCGATTTACCACACGGCGCGGCCAGAACATAAACAGCGCGTCAAAGCGCTGGTGTTGGCAGGCGCGCTGACATCATTTACCACCGGGATCACCGAGCCGCTGGAGTTCTGCTTTATCTTCGTTTCCCCTGTGCTTTACATCCTGCACGCACTGCTCACCGGCTTATCATTTATGTTGATGTCGATGCTGCATCTGATGATTGGCAACGTGCAGGGCGGTGCCATCGATTTGGTGGTATTTGGCATGCTGGGCGGTAGCAAAACGCACTGGTGGTGGACGGTGGTATTGGGTGTGATTTATGCGCCGATCTATTACTACGGTTTCCGTTTTGTCATTACAAAGATGCGAGTGGAAACGCCGGGGCGTGAGTCGGATGAAGAACCACAAACCGCTCAGGTCACGGCAGATGAGCGCACTAAAGTGATCATCAGTGGGTTAGGCGGGCAGGGCAATATAGAGGACGTCGATTGCTGCTTTACCCGATTGCGTGTGCGGGTAAAGCAGATGAATGAAGTGGTTGATCAGACGCTGCTTACCACCGGGGCTAACGGCGTTAATCGCGTGAGCGAACATGATGTGCAGGTGATCTATGGCCCGCAGGTGGAAAAGATTGCCAGCGAGGTAAAAAGTGCCTTAGGCGTGGCATAAATATTTAGTTACCACGCTAATAATAAAATTCGCAATCATTGTTAAATCTCTATGGCGGAAATTTGCGAAGATGGCTTCGCCCCTTCAAGAGCTAAGCCATTGCGAGTGCCGGAGATAAGCGCCGGGTGGGGCAATAATTTATTCCAAGGCTGCCTCCCGGCGGCCTTTGTGCTTTTTAGCGCCTGAGTTTGCTACCATAGCGCGATCGTGTCTTCAGGGTGGATGAAAAAATCGACATCAAGCAATTGATTTACCTCTGTAATTTAGAGCGTGAACGCCATTTTGGCCGCGCGGCAGAAGCCAGTTTTGTCAGCCAACCGACGTTATCGATGCGGCTAAAAAATCTTGAGCGCGAGCTGGGCCTGTCGCTGATCAATCGCAGCAATAATTTCGACGGTTTCACTCCGGAAGGCGAACGGGTGCTGACTTGGGCGCGCGAGATTGTGTCGGTGTATCAGGGCCTGAAACTGGAAGTGGAATCACTGAAGCACGGTGTTAACGGTACGCTGCGTCTGGGTGTGATGCCGCAGTGCAGTGTGGCACTGCCCGCACTGTTAAAAGCCGTCGAGGCGCGTTATCCGCAGCTGGATTATCGCGTGGCGGCGATGAGTGCCGACCAACTACTGGAGGCATTAAACAGTCACACCGTCGATGGCGGTATCGGATTCTTTGAACTGACGTCACTGCGTGAACTGCATTTCCAGACCGCACTGTTGAAGGATCGCGGCGTCGAAGCGATTTTTAACCCTGAGCATTTCCCGACACTGCAGGAACAGCAGACCCTTTCACTGAAGACACTGGCGGCGCAACCTCTGTGCCTTGCCGAACCCACGCGCTATTTTCGCCGCTACCTGGATGGACAGCTGCGAGAAACCGGGATCTTACCGCGTGTGATTGTCGAGAGTGCCTCGATTATGCAGTTGCTGCAGAGTGCGCAGGTGGGGCTGGGCGTGATGGTGTCGCCGTGCGATCACTTATTGCCGGAGATGTTGCAGAATCTGGCGCGCCGCCCGATTGAAATGGCTCCCATGGGACGCCAGGCCGCATTGGTGATTGCCGAGCCGGGCAGGGCATCGCCGCTGGCCCAGCATTTCTTTGATGAAGCGCGTCGACATCTGCCAGATTAACGTACTTCACCCAGCGCCATAAATACACGATCTTGCCAACTGGCGAAGGCCACCGCCAGCAGCAGGGTAAAAATGCGTTCGCTGCCCCATCCAGCATTCAACAAGGGCTGCAGATGCGCGGCACTGAAGCGCTCTGGCAAACGGACCAACTGCGCACTGACGTGAATCAGTGGGGTCGTTTCTCCCGCTTTATCGACGTCCTGTAACAGCAGATCGCGGTGATGGTGGACTCGTTGTGCAAACAAACGACGGCACCCGAGGACACGTGCACTCACCGCCTGCGCCAGAGACGCCTCTTCGCCAAAATGGTCGCCCAGGCGCTGTTGCAGGGTGGCCCAGCCGTACAGAACCTGCGCATCCTGTACCAACAACCAGACGGCATCCTCTAAATCCGCTATGCCCTGACAGAAGGTGACAGCAGCTAACTGTTCCGCACTGGCGTAACGCAGTTCGACCGGTTTCAACGCGTGTTGCCACGTCGAAGAAGAAGAAAACAGCACAGGGTCGGCATCAGGCGGCGGTGAAACGCCAGGGATCCAGCGCACTGGCAATCCCATCATTGCCTGCAAGGCGGCCACCACGCGCGCCTGATAGCTGACAAATCCGACCAACTGATTGAGCGTGACAATGTCCGGCTCGGTCAACCCGACCGCATCCAGAGCGCTGATGCTATTGGCATTAATCAAGGCCGGTTGCATCGCCAGTTGGCGCGCGTACTGAGTTATCTGCGTCAGGCGATTATTGCTCTCCCGTGAGGAGTCGGGGCCGGGTAAGGGATTCAAGCGTGCCGAGTAGTGATTGCATAGCCGCTGCACGCCTGCCACCTGCGCTACGGTTAGCGCGGTGCTGAGACGATCGTAAAGCGTTAGGGTGTGCGTCAGCGAGGTGTTCAGGGTGTCAGGAAACAGAATTTGGCTGAGATCGCGCGCGGCCAGTAAGGCAGGCTGGAAGCGGCTCAGCAGCGGCTGTAACGCGCTGGCTTCTTGCTGCAGCCCCAATAAAAAACGATCTTCGATGTAAGCGGCCTCGGGCACCAGGGGCGCAGTGGCGTGGGATGGTGGGCGAGTCTGGCTTTCATAAAACCAGTGGTCATGGCCGGGAGAACGGCGTTGTTCCATGGTCATTCCTTGCGCAAAAAACGGACTTGGTTAACGACGAGCAATTCTGAAAAGCGCATCGCCACCAAAGGGCTAGCTTATCGTCGCTGAAGCACTGTCTGTGGCAAAAGAATGAAGGGGAATAACAAATAGCGGCTTGATATAAGGAGAGGGTTGCAGGGGCGACCATCAGGCCGCCCAAAAGCCCACAGTCGTGGGCTTCTACATTATTTCAGTTCCAGCTCGTTCATTGCGGCAATGCTGAAGCCGCCATCAACGTGTACCACTTCACCGGTGATACCACCCGCCAGGTCTGAACACAGGAAGGCCGCAGAGTTACCCACGTCTTCGATGGTGACAGTACGGCGAATTGGCGTAACCGCTTCACAGTGAGCCAGCATCTTACGGAAATCTTTGATGCCAGAGGCTGCCAGGGTACGGATTGGACCCGCAGACACGGCGTTGACACGCGTACCTTCAGGACCCATTGCGTTCGCCATGTAGCGCACGTTTGCTTCCAGAGACGCTTTCGCCAGACCCATTACGTTGTAGTTCGGGATAGCGCGCTCTGCACCCAGGTAAGACAGGGTCAGCAGGGCTGAATTCGGGTTCAGCATCGCACGGCACTCTTTCGCCATCGCAACAAAGCTGTAGGCAGAGATGTCGTGAGCGATTTTGAAGCCTTCACGGGTCACGGCGTTCACGTAGTCACCATCTAACTGGTCGCCAGGGGCGAAACCAATTGAGTGAACGAAACCGTCAAATTTTGGCCAGGTTTTTGCCAGTTCGGTGAACAGCGCAGTGATGCTCTCGTCTTCTGCCACATCGCATGGCAAAACAATGTCAGAACCCAAATCTTTAGCGAACTCTTCCACACGACTTTTCAATTTGTCGTTCTGGTAGGTGAAAGCCAGTTCTGCGCCCTGTTTGTGCATCGCCTGTGCAATACCGTAGGCGATGGAGAGTTTACTGGCAACGCCAGTAATCAGAATGCGCTTACCGGAAAGAAAACCCATAGCTGTAATCCTTATGGTCATTGTTGTTGGCGGTCGCAATGGTTAAAAAGTGGGCGACCGACGTTAATCGACGTGCGGATTCTAGCACGTCTCTGTCAATTGCGGTAAACCGCACCGCGTTTTCCGCGATGCGCTGAACAATCAGCGTACTTTGCGCCAGGCTTCAGCGGTCAGTGCTTCACCAAAATGGCTGGTAATAAGACGTTTGGTGAGGTCGTGCAACGGGGAAGCCAACACATCGGCCGTGCCGCCGCGTTCCACCACTTCTCCCTGATGCATCACCAGCACCTGGTCGCTAATGTGCTTCATCATGCCGAGATGCTGCGTCACATAAATATAGGCGATACCATGCTTCTCCTGCAGTTCCAGCATCAGATTCACCAGTTGTGATCGCATGGTCATATCCAGCGAGGCGAGGGCCTCATCCGCCACGATGACTTTCGGCTGTAAAATCAACGCACGCGCCAGTGCCAGACGCTGTTTCTGACCGGGGGCCAGCATGTGCGGATAGTAACCGGCATGATCGCGCAACAAACCCACCTGACGTAACGTGGCGATAATGCGTTTTTCGCGCTCCTCATCATCTAACTCGGTGTTGAGGCGCAGCGGGAAATCGAGAATCTGGCTGACGCGCTGACGGGGATTCAGTGACGTAGACGGGTCCTGAAAAATCATGCGGATGCGTTGGCTGCGATAGCCGTAGTCACCGTATTCCAGCGGATGGTCGTCGATCAGCATCTCGCCATCCGTGGGTTCGATCATGCCGCTCAGCATCTTAGCCAGGGTAGATTTGCCCGAACCGTTCTCGCCGATCACCGCCAGCGTCTGCTTCTCACGCAGGGTAAAACTCACCCCTTTTACCGCTTCAACATGTTGACGACGAAACAGTCCGGTACGATAGCGATAGGTTTTGCTCAGGTTACGCACTTCCAGCAGGGTTTCCATACTTACTGACCCTCGATATTTAACGGGAAGTGGCAAGCGAACAGATGCGCTTTATTGCCGCTCAGGCGCGGTGTCTCGATACATTTGCGCTGCGCATAGGGGCAGCGCGGACCAAGACGGCAGCCAATCGGCAAGTGTTCCAGTGACGGAATGGCGCCGGACAGCGTATTAAGTCGACTTTTATGCGGTAAGGCGCTGCCAAAATCGGGCATCGCGCGGATCAGCGCCTGGGTGTAAGGATGGTGTGGTGTATCCATTAAGTCTTCGCTTTGCGCGGTTTCCACGGTCTGACCGCAATACATCACATTAATGCGATCTGCCCATTGGCTCATGGTGCGCAGATCGTGGCTGATCAGCAAAATGGTGGTGTTGTTGTTCTGATTCAGGCGGCTCAGCAAGCGGAAAATTTGTGCTTGCGTGGTCGGCTCCATGGCATTGGTCGGTTCATCGGCGATCAACAAGCGAGGCTTATTGGCCAGCGCGATAGCGATCATTACCTTCTGGCATTCGCCTTCGGTCAGTTCGTACGGGAAACTGCGCATGATGTCTTTGTGATCTTTGATCCCCACGCGGTGCAGCAGTTCGATAGCACGCGCTTTGCGCCAGAACCACAAACGCTGATACCAATGGCCTTTGAAGGTCCAGCGCGGTATTGCCTGCATTAACTGACGACCAATGCTCTCTGAAGGATCCAGACAAGACTGCGGCTCCTGAAAAATCATCGACACGTTGTGCCCGACAATGCGGCGACGTTCGCGTGGCGATAATCGCAGCAAGTCGATATCGTCAAACACCATGCGGTCTGCAGTGACGCGCCAGTTATCTTTGGTCACGCCGCAAATGGCTTTCGCAATCAGACTCTTGCCCGAACCCGACTCACCCACCAGCCCGCGGACTTCCCCCTCGCTGAGCGTGAGATTGATGCGATCCACCGCTTTCACCGGGCCTTCGGAGGTCATGAATTCGATGGTGAGGTTACGAATATCAAGTAACGGCATTATTCAGCTCCCGCTTCTACGGCACGACGGACGCCATCGCCCAGCAGGTTAACGATTAATACACTGACCATCAGCGCTACACCGGGCAGCATCACTGTCCAGGGGGCGACATAAATCAGCTCCAGGGCGTCACCCAACATCGCGCCCCATTCGGGCGAGGGCAGTTGTGCACCCAGATCGAGAAAACCGAGCGCTGCGATATCCAAAATCGCCATCGACAGCGAACGGGTAAATTCGCTGACCAGCAGCGGTAACACATTCGGCAGCACTGCGTTCCACAGAATATTCAGATTACGCGCGCCATCAAGACGCAGTGCCACCACATACTCTTTCTCCATTTCATTATGGACGGCAGTGTAAATCTCGCGCACCAGACGCGGGATAATCGCCAGAAACACCGCCAGCATCGCGTGTTCCAGGCGGGGCCCAAGAAAGGCCACCACGATAATCGCCAGCAGCAGAGAAGGAATCGAGAGCAGGGTATCCAGCACGTGGTTCATTACCGCCGAGCGCAGGCCGTGCGTAATACCGGCCAGCACACCCAATACCAGCGCACATACCGCAGCCAGCACCGTCACTAAAATGGCGGAGCCGACGGTTGGCGCGACGCCGCTTAACAAGCGGCTCAGCACATCACGACCCAGGTCATCGGTGCCAAGGAAGAAAGACACATCGCCGTAGCGTGACCAAGAGGGCGGCAGCAGCTGATAACCAAGGAACTGCTGGTCGATGCCATAAGGTGCCAGTAAGCCACCAAACAGGCACAGGAACAGCAGGATACCGAAACCGTATAGCCCGATCATGCCGCTGGTGTCGCGGTATAAGCGCTGCCAGAACAGACGGAATGGGCTGGGCAGGC
Protein-coding sequences here:
- a CDS encoding FdhF/YdeP family oxidoreductase produces the protein MKFKRKIQPYRAAAGGWGSLEATTRFVLDSKAALKNMRNLMRMNKARGFDCPGCAWGDDNKSTFSFCENGAKAVTWEATRRVVEPEFFAQHSVSTLYQQSDYFLEYQGRLTHPMRYNSETDHYEPIGWDDAFALIAKHLNAMDHPDQMELYTSGRASNEASWLYQLFGRVMGTNNFPDCSNMCHEASGTGLKRSIGVGKGTIRLDDFDHANAIFVFGQNPGTNHPRMLHSLRHAADHGAKIVTFNTLRERGLERFADPQKPLEVVTSMAGTISSAYYQPNLGGDMAAIRGMVKTLLEVQRERLAAGEPGIFDQAFIDANTHGIEHYLAAVDNTRWDDIVRQSGLSEAQIREAAAIYQSAERVIITWAMGITQHKHSVDTVREITNLQLLFGQLGKKGAGLCPVRGHSNVQGNRTMGIDEKPNKPFLDALGAHFDFEPPREHGHNTVEALNAMLRDEVKVLIALGGNLAAAAPDSPVTEEALQHCGLTVHISTKLNRSHLVPGHEGLILPTLGRTERDRQASGNQFITVEDSFSMVHASEGVGIPLADTQRSETAIVAGIAHATLGSDKIDWLGMADNYDVIRDHIGATIPGFADFNNKCDIPGGFYLGSAAAEMRFNTPTKLAEFSAAALPTSLFPQLGNDVEVPFTLQTLRSHDQYNTTIYGLDDRYRGVYGQREVVFIHPDDMASLGFSEGQLVDIETLWNDGLTRRVSGFKLVPYNIPRGNLAAYYPETNPLVPLSSYGDGSGTPTSKSVPVKLALTAAVPTQRIA
- a CDS encoding PTS transporter subunit EIIC, translated to MKNLASQIHAFGKALMMPISVIAAAGIFLGLAAAMQNPAVTGDAFANLHVPQLIIGFIRKVAAALFANLPVFFAVASAIGLAKAEKPTAAFASVIGYIGMNVGINATLAAKGLTAATTTPEALQQAGMDQTTAMMTSAEYIDMLGIFTYNMSVLGGVIAGLITVLLHNRFYTQQLPTAISFFGGRRFVPIVTIIVLPLIGVLLALIWPTLGAGIAWVGQMIGKSGQYGAFLLGTGERLLIPTGLHHILNETVRFTPIGGMATVDGQTIVGALNIFNSSLTHPGAIPDDTVRNATQFLAQGKIPVMMFGLPAAALAIYHTARPEHKQRVKALVLAGALTSFTTGITEPLEFCFIFVSPVLYILHALLTGLSFMLMSMLHLMIGNVQGGAIDLVVFGMLGGSKTHWWWTVVLGVIYAPIYYYGFRFVITKMRVETPGRESDEEPQTAQVTADERTKVIISGLGGQGNIEDVDCCFTRLRVRVKQMNEVVDQTLLTTGANGVNRVSEHDVQVIYGPQVEKIASEVKSALGVA
- a CDS encoding LysR family transcriptional regulator, giving the protein MDIKQLIYLCNLERERHFGRAAEASFVSQPTLSMRLKNLERELGLSLINRSNNFDGFTPEGERVLTWAREIVSVYQGLKLEVESLKHGVNGTLRLGVMPQCSVALPALLKAVEARYPQLDYRVAAMSADQLLEALNSHTVDGGIGFFELTSLRELHFQTALLKDRGVEAIFNPEHFPTLQEQQTLSLKTLAAQPLCLAEPTRYFRRYLDGQLRETGILPRVIVESASIMQLLQSAQVGLGVMVSPCDHLLPEMLQNLARRPIEMAPMGRQAALVIAEPGRASPLAQHFFDEARRHLPD
- a CDS encoding CMD domain-containing protein — translated: MEQRRSPGHDHWFYESQTRPPSHATAPLVPEAAYIEDRFLLGLQQEASALQPLLSRFQPALLAARDLSQILFPDTLNTSLTHTLTLYDRLSTALTVAQVAGVQRLCNHYSARLNPLPGPDSSRESNNRLTQITQYARQLAMQPALINANSISALDAVGLTEPDIVTLNQLVGFVSYQARVVAALQAMMGLPVRWIPGVSPPPDADPVLFSSSSTWQHALKPVELRYASAEQLAAVTFCQGIADLEDAVWLLVQDAQVLYGWATLQQRLGDHFGEEASLAQAVSARVLGCRRLFAQRVHHHRDLLLQDVDKAGETTPLIHVSAQLVRLPERFSAAHLQPLLNAGWGSERIFTLLLAVAFASWQDRVFMALGEVR
- the fabI gene encoding enoyl-ACP reductase FabI, with amino-acid sequence MGFLSGKRILITGVASKLSIAYGIAQAMHKQGAELAFTYQNDKLKSRVEEFAKDLGSDIVLPCDVAEDESITALFTELAKTWPKFDGFVHSIGFAPGDQLDGDYVNAVTREGFKIAHDISAYSFVAMAKECRAMLNPNSALLTLSYLGAERAIPNYNVMGLAKASLEANVRYMANAMGPEGTRVNAVSAGPIRTLAASGIKDFRKMLAHCEAVTPIRRTVTIEDVGNSAAFLCSDLAGGITGEVVHVDGGFSIAAMNELELK
- the sapF gene encoding putrescine export ABC transporter ATP-binding protein SapF; this translates as METLLEVRNLSKTYRYRTGLFRRQHVEAVKGVSFTLREKQTLAVIGENGSGKSTLAKMLSGMIEPTDGEMLIDDHPLEYGDYGYRSQRIRMIFQDPSTSLNPRQRVSQILDFPLRLNTELDDEEREKRIIATLRQVGLLRDHAGYYPHMLAPGQKQRLALARALILQPKVIVADEALASLDMTMRSQLVNLMLELQEKHGIAYIYVTQHLGMMKHISDQVLVMHQGEVVERGGTADVLASPLHDLTKRLITSHFGEALTAEAWRKVR
- the sapD gene encoding putrescine export ABC transporter ATP-binding protein SapD, which gives rise to MPLLDIRNLTIEFMTSEGPVKAVDRINLTLSEGEVRGLVGESGSGKSLIAKAICGVTKDNWRVTADRMVFDDIDLLRLSPRERRRIVGHNVSMIFQEPQSCLDPSESIGRQLMQAIPRWTFKGHWYQRLWFWRKARAIELLHRVGIKDHKDIMRSFPYELTEGECQKVMIAIALANKPRLLIADEPTNAMEPTTQAQIFRLLSRLNQNNNTTILLISHDLRTMSQWADRINVMYCGQTVETAQSEDLMDTPHHPYTQALIRAMPDFGSALPHKSRLNTLSGAIPSLEHLPIGCRLGPRCPYAQRKCIETPRLSGNKAHLFACHFPLNIEGQ
- the sapC gene encoding putrescine export ABC transporter permease SapC, yielding MPLDNIYAEERLPSPFRLFWQRLYRDTSGMIGLYGFGILLFLCLFGGLLAPYGIDQQFLGYQLLPPSWSRYGDVSFFLGTDDLGRDVLSRLLSGVAPTVGSAILVTVLAAVCALVLGVLAGITHGLRSAVMNHVLDTLLSIPSLLLAIIVVAFLGPRLEHAMLAVFLAIIPRLVREIYTAVHNEMEKEYVVALRLDGARNLNILWNAVLPNVLPLLVSEFTRSLSMAILDIAALGFLDLGAQLPSPEWGAMLGDALELIYVAPWTVMLPGVALMVSVLIVNLLGDGVRRAVEAGAE